The DNA window TCATGATTTACCCGATGATGGTGCAGATTGATTTTTCCGCCATTAAAGAAGTGGGCCGCCAACCCAAAGGCTTGCTGCTGACGCTGGTGATTAACTGGCTGATCAAACCGTTCAGCATGGCGTTAATCGGCTGGGTATTTTTCCGTGTTTTATTTGCCGATTGGGTTGATCCGCACAGTGCCGGTGAATACATCGCCGGCATGATTCTGCTCGGTGTGGCGCCTTGCACGGCGATGGTGTTTGTCTGGAGTCAGTTGACCAAAGGCGACCCGAATTACACGCTGGTGCAGGTGTCGGTGAACGACGTCGTTATGATTTTTGCCTTCGCCCCGTTAACGGCTTTTTTGCTGGGGGTGACCGATATTCAGGTACCCTGGAAAACTCTGCTGTTATCGGTGGTGCTGTATGTGTTACTGCCGCTGCTGGCCGGCATTCTGACCCGGCATTTGCTGGAGCGGCATTCATCGTCTGCGTCTGACGGTATGGACGTGCAGGAGTTGTTGCAACGTTTAAAACCTTGGTCGGTATTAGGCTTGTTAGCGACGGTGATTCTGCTGTTTGGATTTCAGGCGGAAACCATCATTGCCCAGCCGCACACCATTGGCTTAATTGCCATTCCGTTATTGCTGCAAACCTACGGCATTTTTGCCATTGCCTATGCGGCGGCGTATTGGCTGAAACTTCCCTATCGTATTGCGGCTCCGGCTTGCATGATCGGCACGTCTAACTTTTTTGAACTGGCGGTGGCCGTAGCGATTTCATTATTCGGCCTGCATTCCGGTGCTGCACTGGCGACCGTGGTGGGGGTTCTGGTGGAAGTGCCGGTGATGTTGTCGCTGGTGTACTTCGCTAATAAAACCCAGCACTGGTTTGTACAGAATTGATTAACAGAGGATTCCATTATGAGTATTAAAATCGGCATTAATGGCTTTGGTCGTATGGGGCGGTTATCGGCCCGTGTGTTGGCTGAGCACAGCGATGTGCAGATTATTAACGTGAATGATCCGGCCGGCGATGCCGCCACGCTGGCGCATTTAATGAATTTTGATTCCGTGCATGGCCGCTGGAGCCGGGAAGCCGGGGTGGATGGCGATAATATGCTGATTAACGGCCAGCCAGTGCTGGTGACGCACAATAAAACCATTGCCGACACCGACTGGTCGGGCTGCGATGTAGTGATTGAAGCCTCCGGCAAAATGAAAACCAAAGCAGTGTTGCAGGCCTATCTGGATCAGGGTGTTAAGCGCGTGGTGGTAACGGCGCCGGTAAAAGAAGAGGGCGTGCTGAACGTGGTGATGGGCGTTAACGACCATCTGTACGATCCGGCGTTGCATCCTATTGTGACCGCTGCCTCCTGCACCACCAACTGCCTGGCGCCGGTGGTTAAGGTGATTCACGAAAACCTGGGCATTGAGCACGGCTCTATTACCACCATTCATGATTTAACCAATACCCAGACCATTCTGGATGCGCCGCACAAAGACCTGCGTCGCGCCCGTGCCTGTGGCATGAGTTTAATTCCGACCACCACCGGTTCGGCCACCGCCATTACACATATTTTCCCGGAATTAAAAGGCCGCCTGAACGGTCATGCTATCCGCGTACCGCTGGCTAATGCTTCCATTACCGACTGTGTCTTTGAAGTGGCACGCGAAACCACGGCCGAAGAAGTGAATGCGTTATTAAAAGCAGCCGCGGCTAATGAGCTTAAGGGAATTCTTGGTTACGAAGAGCGCCCACTGGTGTCGATTGATTACAAAACCGATCCGCGCTCCAGCATTATTGATGCGCTTTCCACCATGGTGATTAATAACACGCAGGTGAAAATTTACGCCTGGTACGACAACGAATGGGGCTACGCCAACCGCACCGCGGAACTGGCCTTAAAAGTGGCGCGCTACCGTTAAGTGTTGGGCGTTGGGCGTTCAGGGTTCGGCGGGCGGTATCGTTAAGCGTTAGGCGTTTAGGGTTCCGCGAGCTTTTGTTTTTAATGCCACCCTCGCTGAACCATTAACCCTCTATCAGCGCAAGACATTAAGTAGTGAACTTTGCTGCCGAGCACGCCTAACCCTTTACTGGCAAAGGTATCCGGTGCTCGCTTTTGCTGCAGAGCTCGCCCAACGCTCAACCCTTAACCTTTTACTCGCACAAGACATCAGGTACTGGCTTTTGCTGCGGAGCACGCAAAACACCGAACCCTCAACCCTTAACGAAAAAATAATTATGCTGACTCATCTCTCCGCCGATCTGCGCCAGTATCTGGTGGTGACCGGTAATTACTGGGCCTTTACCCTTACAGACGGTGCCTTGCGCATGCTGGTGGTGCTGCATTTTCATGCGCTGGGGTACAGCCCGCTGAACATTGCACTGCTGTTTTTGTTTTATGAGATTTTCGGCGTTATTACTAATTTAGTCGGTGGCTGGCTGGGAGCACGGCTGGGACTGAACCGCACCATGAACATAGGCTTATTTCTGCAGTTGGTGGCATTGGCCATGCTGCTGGTGCCGGCATCCATGTTAACGGTGGTGTGGGTGATGGCAGCACAGGCGCTGTCGGGTATCGCCAAAGACCTGAATAAAATGAGCGCCAAAAGCTCGATTAAATTATTGCTACCGGAAGATGCCGAAGGCGCTTTATATAAATGGGTCGCCATTCTCACCGGCTCCAAAAATGCCATGAAAGGCGCCGGATTTTTTCTCGGTGGTGTGCTGTTAATGACGCTGGGTTTCAGCGGCGCCATATTGGCGATGCTGCTGGGCTTGTTGCTGGTGTGGCTGCTCAGTCTGGTGCTTTTGAAGCGGGATTTAGGCAAAGCCAAAAACAAACCGAAATTCCGCGATATTGTCTCCAAAAGCCGCGCCATTAATATTTTATCGGCGGCGCGGATGCTGTTATTCGGCGCGCGTGATGTGTGGTTTGTGGTCGCCTTGCCGGTATTTCTGGCGCAGACGCTGGGCTGGGATCACTGGCAGACCGGCGGCTTTCTGGCCTTATGGGTCATTGGCTATGGCGCGGTACAAACGCAGGCGCCGAGGCTCACCGGCAAGCGCGCTGGCACCGTGCCGGATGGCCGCAGCGCTGTTCTTTGGGCTGCACCATTAATGCTGTTACCGGCGCTGATTGCAGCAGGGCTTTACGTGGGGTTTGATCCGGCCTTCACCATCATTATTGGCTTGCTGGCCTTTGGCGCCGTGTTTGCAGTGAACTCGTCGCTGCACAGCTATTTAATCGTCAGCTACGCCGGCCGCGATGGTGTGTCGCTGGACGTCGGCTTTTATTACATGGCCAACGCCATGGGCCGTTTGCTGGGCACCCTGTTGTCAGGCTGGTTATTCCAGTTGGCCGGGCAGGGCAGCAGCGGGTTGCAGGCTTGCCTGTGGGTATCGGCTATGCTGCTGTTGCTGACGTTGGTGATTTCTCTGGCGTTACCAACGACTGCGCAAGCCCGCTCCGCCTGAAAAGCACTGTTCCTCTGATCAGCCCAAGGCTGGCTTGCGGCTCTGACGGCCTTGCGTCTTAATGATCGGCGATTTTTGTGTATCCACAGGAGCCTTGTCATGATTAAAGCCTACGCCGCATTTGAACCGGGTGGTGAATTAAAATCCTTTGAGTACGATCCAGGCCCGCTGGGTGATCATGATGTGGAAATCGAGGTGGATTACTGCGGTATCTGTCACAGCGACCTCAGCATGCTGAATAACGAATGGGGTATTACCCAGTATCCTTTTGTACCCGGCCATGAAGTGGCGGGCCGTATCAGCGCCGTGGGTAAACATGTGAATAAATTCAGCATCGGCGACCGCGTCGGTTTAGGCTGGCATTCCAGCTACTGCAACGAATGCAACACCTGTATGGAAGGCGACCATAACCTGTGCCGCGATGCGCAGGGCACCATTGTTGGTCGTCACGGTGGCTTTGCCGATAAAGTACGGGCACAGGCCGCCAGTGTGGTGAAACTGCCGGACACCTTAAGCAGCGAAAGTGCCGGGCCGTTATTCTGCGGCGGTATTACCGTATTCAATCCCATTGTGCAGTTCGATCTGAAACCCACTGCCCGTGTCGGCGTGATTGGCATCGGTGGTCTCGGCCATATGGCGGTGCAATTTCTGAATAAATGGGGTTGTGAAGTCACGGCCTTTACCTCGTCGGAAGCCAAGCGTACCGAAGCACTGGAACTGGGCGCGCACCGCACCCTGGATTCCCGCGATAAGGATGCCTTAAAAGCCTCGGCCGGTTATTTCGATCTGATTATTTCCACCGTCAACGTCGAACTGGATTGGGGTGGTTATATCAGTACGCTGCGTCCTAAAGGCCGTTTGCATCTGGTCGGCGCGGTGCTGGAACCGATGAAAATCAGCGTGATGGCCCTGATGGGTGGTCAGCGCTCCGTGTCGTCGTCACCGGTCGGCAGTCCGGCGGTTATTGCGCAAATGCTGGAATTTGCCGCCCGTCATCGTATTGAACCCAAGGTGGAAGTGTTCCCGATGGCGGACGTAAATGCCGCGATTGACCGGCTGGAAAATGGCAGCCCGCGTTACCGGGTGGTGCTGAAGCGCTGACAGGTGTTGTCGCCGTGCACGGCGGCATTATTGCCGCTGTCGCACAGCTTTGTCGCTGTGGCTGGGTTGATCTGGCCCGGCACAGTGATTAAGGTCGGTTTTTTTCTGCAGCAGAAGATTGTTATGACACAGCACGAATGGCGTCCGTTAACCAATATTGATCACGACTGTTTTGGCTGCGGTCAGCATAATCATCAGGGTCTGAAAATGACCTTCGCCACCAATGGCGAACAGTTACGTTCCGAGCTGGTGATTCCCGAGCATCTGCGCGGCTGGAGTAATCTGGTGCATGGCGGTATTACCACCACCATTCTGGATGAAATGATGGGCTGGGCCGGTATTTATTTTCTGAATAAATTTGTGCTTACCCGCGATATTAAAGTGCGTTTCCGGCTGCCGGTCTTTATTGGTGAAAGCGTCAGTGTTATTGGCTATGTCGCCGAATGCAAAAACGACAGGCGCGCCTTATTGGTGGCTGAACTTTATAACAGCAAGGGCCAGCTGGCGGCAAAAGCGGAAGGGGATTTTGCGTTATTTGAACCACAACGCTTTGCGGAACTGAATCTGGTGCCGGATGGCAAACTGGAAAAAATGCAGCAGATGTTCAGCTGTAATCAAAATATCGGCGCATAAAAAACCCGCTGTAAAATACTGCAGCGGGTTTTTTATAAGCGGAATTATTCCTGCGCAGCTGCACATTTAATGCAAAGCGTTGCGTAAGGCACCGCCTGCAGGCGTTCGGTGCCAATATCGGCACCACAGCCACTGCATTCACCGTAATTGCCATCTTCAATGCGCTGCAAAGCCTGACCAATCTGCTGAATTTCATAGCGGGCTTCGACACTGATGGTGCGTAATACATCATCGTTTTCCCGCTCGCTGGCCTGTTCAGCAAAATCCGCCGACACGGCCTCATCACGATGGCTGGCATCGCGGGCGGTTTTGTCGGCACGGGCTTCCAGCATCTGCTGACGCTGTAATAATTGTTCGCGGACTTTATCCAGATTCATAATGTCTTCCTGTTTATAATCTGTCTGCAGGCTAACCCATTGGCTGGCCTGCAGCCTTGATGTGCATCAGCCGGCCGGGCGCTGCTCCAGCAGTTCAATGGCCAGGCGGACAAAATCCTGCGAGCTGACAATACCCAGCAAGCGTTCCTGTTCATCGGCGACCAGCAGGCAACCGTGGCGCTTACTGCGTAATAAGCGGCCGGCTTCGGCCAGGTCCAGATCCGGGCGTACGGTCTGAATATCGTTTTTCATACACTGGCGTACGCTGGTTTTGGCCAGATAATTGCGCAGATTATGAGCACCGAATTTATCGGTAATGCGGAAGGCTTCGGCCAGAAACTCTTTCTGGCTTAACAGCCCAACCACAATGCCGCTTTCATCCAGTACCGGAATATGGCGGATAGAATGGGTGGCCATGGTTTGTTCGACATCCTGCAGGGTGTCATCGGCCTGGTGGGTAAGGACATTGCGGATCATCAGATCGCTGACCAGTTTCATAACGCTTCCTGTGTCAATTTCAGCTTAAAAAGGTTGAGTGTCAGTAAAGCAGGAAATCATCAAAGTGCTATCCTCACGTCAGCACTTTGGAGAGTCATCATGAGCATCAGTAACCATATCCGCAACTACTACGAACAGCTGGTCGCCGAAGAAGTCCGCCGCCGCCTGCACGATGCCGAACCACCGGCAACACTGGATTACATGGCCGATGTGGCCTGTGTGGCGCTGAACCGTCTACCGCCCCGTTATATCCGCTTTGAGGTGGACATGGCGTTTTATATGTCGGCCGATGAATATGTGCAGACCCAGAAAGCGGTGGAAAATGCCGTAACCGATGCGCTGGCCTTTGTGGCGCAGCATCATCGCCGTGACTGAATGTAACCGGGCGTCTTTACAAAATGTAAAGAAACGGGCCAACAGCTTGAAATAAATACATTTTTCCTGAACTCTGAGCCACTAAGGATGAGGATCAGGTATGAATGTACTGTTAGTCGACGACGATCAGGAACTCTGTGCACTGTTGAAGCGTTACCTTGAACGCGAGCTGTTTAAGGTAACTGCCGTGCATGAAGCCACCACCGGGCTCAGCGAAGCGCTGTCGGGTAAATACCAGGCCGTTATTCTGGATGTGATGCTGCCGGGCGGTGACGGGCTGGATATTCTGCGCAATATCCGCCAGCGCAGCGATCTGCCGGTGCTGATGCTGACCGCCAAAGGCGATGAAACCGACCGTATTGAAGGGCTGGAAATCGGCGCCGATGATTACCTGCCCAAACCCTGCAACCCGCGTGAACTGGCTGCCCGCCTGCGTTCTGTCTTACGCCGTGGCCGTTCCGGCCAGATTGCCGATGCGCTGCTGCAGGTGGACGAACTGACCATTGACCTCGACCAGCACCGCGTTCTGCGCGACGGTCAGCCGGTTGAGCTGACGGTCACCGAATTCAATATTCTCAGTGTGCTGGCCCGCGAAGCCGGCAATGTGGTGGAAAAAAACCGTCTGGCCGAGCAATCGTTGCAACGCTCACTGACGTTATTCGACCGCAGCCTTGATATGCACCTGAGCAATCTGCGCAAAAAACTCGGCCCCAACCGGCAGGGCGAAGCCCGCATCCGCACCGTGCGCGGTATCGGTTACTGGTACGCGCCGGAAACGGTGACGGCCAACACCTGATGCGCGGCATTTTTATCCGCATTTATCTGGCCTTTCTGGTCACCAGTCTGGTGGCCACGCTGGTGACCGTACTGCTGGCCATGTATTACCGTCAGTGGTCAAACGACTCCGTTAACCTTATTGCCCCCACCGGCGGTTATATTTCCGCCGCCGAACTGATGCTGCAGCGCGGTGGCGAGCCGCTGTTGCTGGAATGGCTGCTGACCTTCGAGCGCCATCCCAGCGTCAATGCCTATGTGTTTGATGATCAGGGCGTCAGTCTGACCCCGGCCGTGCCCGTGGATGTGCTCAGTTACGCCTTTGCGGCCGATTCCTATCAGGCCCGGGTTAACCCGCTGGGGCAGACCGAAATTCTGGTGAAGGCACCGCTGCACAGCCTGGATGGGCGGGTGTACCTGTTGGTGGTGGAATTCCTGCACCCGTTGGCGGTGTTTAATCTGCCCATCTATCTGGCGCTCGGGCTGGTGGCTTCATTGCTGCTGTTCGCCTTATGGAGCTATGTGCTGTCGCGTTATCTGACCCGGCCGTTACTGTCATTGCGGCGCAGCGTGCGCGCCTTTGCCGATGGTCAGTGGCCGGTGCGTATTGCCCCGCGGGTACTGGCGCGGCCGGATGAAATCGGTGAGCTGGGGCGTGAATTCAGCCAGATGGCCAGCCGCCTGCAGCGGCTGATTTCCGATCAGCGCCAGCTGCTGCGCGATGTCTCCCACGAATTACGGTCGCCGCTGGCGCGCAGTGCAGTGGCGCTGGAGCTGGCACGGCTGGATGCGGTGCCGGAACAGCAGGAATACCTCGACCGTATCGAACTGGAAACCGGCCGGCTGAACGAGCTGATTGAAGATCTATTGCACATGGCACGGCTGGAAACGGTGCAGGACCGCCAGCACTGGCAACGCTTTGACTGCGCAGAGCTGTTGCAGCAAGTGGTGGCTGATGCCCGTTTTGAACGGCCGGATTCACCCTTGCAGCTGCAGCTGCCGGCCGGCGCCGTAACGTTGCAGGGTGACCCGCGCCTGCTGCTGTCAGCGTTTGAAAATATTATCCGCAATGCCTTGCTGCACACCGCGCCGCAAACCTCGGTGGACATCAGTCTGCAGGTCGCGGCGGTGGCTGAAATCCGTATCCGTGACCACGGCCCCGGGGTGCCGGAGCATCTGCTGGCTGATTTATTGCGCCCCTTTGTGCGCAGCGAGCAGGCCCGCGAGCGCAGTCCCGATACGCTGCAACAAGGACACCGTGGTTTCGGCCTGGGGCTGGCCATTGCCCAGCGCGTTATTCAGCACCACGACGGTACGCTGCAGCTCGGTAATCATCCGCAAGGCGGGTTGCAGGTATTGATCCGTCTGCCGGTGGTGGTTTGAATGCGGTTGGCTTTACCAGAGGTTTACGCCGGTGCGGCTGGGTTTGTGGCGCTGGCTGTCGTTACAATCGGCGCACGTTTTAATGAGGACATACTGTGAGGCGGATTTGTTTTATTGCTCTGCTGTTAGCGGCTGCCGGCGTCCAGGCCGACCCGCTGCTGCGCCTGCCGGAGCCGGTCGCAGTGCCACCGGCGGCCGTCACCCAGCTGGAGTGGAATAACAGCCGTCCGGAACAACGCCAGGCGCTGGATCATTTCTATCGCTCACTGCAAAGCCAGCAACCAGACCTGAACAGTCAGCAGCTGCAACGCCAGCAGCACATTGACCAGCTGCGCGGCATGTCCCCCGAGCAGCGTCAGCAACAGTTCCTGAATTTTATCCAACAGCAGAACGCTGCCACCCTGCCACCGCGCTGACTTCCTGCGCGGCTGGTCAGCCGTTAGAATGCCGGCTTTTCCTGTTGCCGGAACCGCTATGAAAACCCGTATTACCGAACTCTTAGGTATTCAACACCCCATTCTGCTGCCGGGCATGAGCTGGATCTCCACCCCGGAACTGGTGGCGGCGGTGTCCAACGCCGGTGGTCTGGGTATTCTGGCCAGCGGCCCGTTAACGCCCGCGCAAACCCGCGCGGCGATTCGTCAAATCCGTGCCTTAACCAGCAAGCCCTTTGGTATCGGCGTTACGCTGCTGATGCCGGGTGCCAAAGAAAACGCCGACGTAGCGCTGGACGAACAGGTGCCGGTGATTAACTTTTCCCTCGGCAAAGGCGACTGGATTGTGCAGCGCGCCCACGCCTACGGCGGCAAAGTGATTGCCACCGTGGTATCCGAAAAACACGCGCTGTCGGCCCAGGCCATTGGCGCCGATGCCTTGCTGGTAACCGGCCATGAAGCCGCCGCCCACGGCGGCGATGTTACCTCGCTGGTGCTGGTGCCGGCGATTGCCGGCAAAGTGACCATTCCGGTCATCGCTACCGGTGGTTTTGCCGACGGCCGCGGCCTGCTGGCGGCGCTGGCGCTGGGTGCCGAAGGCATTGCCATGGGCTCACGTTTTGCCACCAGCCTGGAAAGCCCGCTGCATCAGGCCACCAAGCAGGCGGTGCTGGAGCGCAGCGAACAAGACACCATTTATTCGAAAAACTTTGATGGTATCCCGGCCCGGGTGATGCGCACGCCGCGATCCCTTAAAGCCACCCGCAAACCGATGAATTTTTTCGTCGCCAGCTGGCAGGCGACCAAAGCCGCGAAACTGATTGGTCAGCCGGTGTGGAAGGTCATGATCGGTATGCTGGCGATGCTGGATAAGGTGAAATTGCTGGCCTATTTCGGTGCCAGCGTGCCGCGTCTGCAGGCGGCTACTATTCACGGTGACCTGCACCAGGGCGTGCAGTTTATCGGCCAGACTCAGGGGCTGATTAACGACGTGGTCAGCGTTGAGACCATTATTCAGCGCACGCTGGCGGAAGCGCAGGCACAGCATCAGCGTCTGCAACCGCTGTTGAGATAAGCATCCGGCCGGGCATCAGTACCGATTTACAACCAACTGGCCGCTGATGTCCTAACACCTGTCGGTTCAGGCCGTCATTGTTAGTCCGTTTTCTGAACGGGATCGACCTGCTGCTGTTGGTTGTGATGGGCAGGTTGATGAGTCTCTAACAATAAAAAAGGCCCACACTCATGCTCCGATCTGTCCTTTCTGCTGTCGTTTTATCCTCCACGTTGCTGCTGTCGCAGGCGCAGGCCATGTCTGCACCGCCGCCGACCGGTTATACCGAAACCCAGTACCCCATCGTGCTGGCCCACGGGCTGTTTGGCTTTGATGCCATTCTGGGGGTGGACTACTGGTACAAAGTGCCGGAAACCCTGCAGAAAGACGGCGCCACCGTGTTCCTGACCAGTGTCGCCAACTCCAATTCGCCGGAAGTACGTGGTGAGCAGCTGATTGCGGAAGTTGAGCGTGTACTGGCCATTACCGGTGCCGACAAAGTGAACCTGATCGGTCACAGCCATGGTGGCCCGACCACCCGTTATGTGGCCTCAGTGCGCCCCGATCTGGTGGCGTCAGTAACCAGCATTTCCGGTGTGAATAAAGGCACCCCGGTGGCGGAAACCCTGTCGCAGTGGCAGAACGGCGCTACCGGCTTTTCCTGGTTGCTGGAAAATCTGGGCAATACACTGGCCGGTGCTATCGATTTCTTATCCGGCGGTGGTTATGAGCAGGATATTCTGGCCTCCATCGGCTCCATGACCTTTGCCGAAGCGGATGCCTTTAACCAGCAGCATCCGGGTGGTATTCCGGCTACTGCCTGTGGCGAAGGTGCCTATGAATATCAGAACGTGCGCTACTACTCCTGGGCCGGTGAAAAACCACTCACCAACGTGCTGGACCCGCTGGAAGTGGTGACCGGTGCCGCCTCGCTGTTTTTCCCGGCCGGTGAGCGCAACGATGGCCTGGTCGGTGCCTGCGCCAGCCGTCTGGGCATGGTGATCCGGGATGACTTCAAGATGAACCATCTGGATGAAGTGAATCAGACCTTCGGTATTCACGCCCTTACCGATACCGATCCGCTGACGGTGTTCCGTACCCACGCCAACCGTCTGAAGCAGGCAGGTCTGTAAGCAATGCAGGCGGCGCATGGTGCACTGGCGCTGACCATTCTGGGCGTTGCCATCGGCCTGTTGGGCTGGTGGCAGCAGCCTCAGGTAACCGTGGCGGATGCGCCGGCTATGCTGCCGTCGCTGCCGGTAGCGGCAAATGTCAGCAGCGCAGCAGTTACGCCCGTGGCGCCGGACTATTCGGCCTTACAAACCTTCCGTGGTGCCGCCGTCGATGGCCAGCTGCGTACCGATTTCAAAGGCCGGCTGGTCATTGATATGCAGCTGCGCCACTGGATTGATTTTCATCTGTCAGCTCAGGGCGAAGTGCCGCTGGATGAGATTGTGGCACTGATGCAGCAACAGATGCAGCAACTGCCGCAGCCCGGACAGCAACAAGCCTTACAGCTGTTGGATGATTATCTGGGCTACCTGCAGGCGTTGGCCGGTTACGATGCCGAAGCCGCCCGCCGACTGGTGCAACCGGGTATGGATGATCTGGAAGCCCGCCTGTTGTGGCAGCAACGTTTGCGCCGTGAATGGCTGCAGCCGCTGGCGGTGGAGGCGTTTTTTGGTGCGGAAGAACAGCTGGATCAGCATACCCTGGCCAGCCGGCGCTTACGCCGTGATGGCGCCAGCCCGGAAGCACTGGTGGCGCTGGAGCAAACCCTGCCCGAGCCATTACAGCAGATGCGGAAGGAATCCCGTCAGCTGATCGAACTGCGCCAGCAGGAACAACAATTAAGCCAGAGCAACGATCCGCGCGCCTTGCAACAATGGCGTGAGCAGCAGTTCGGGCCGCAAGCCGCCGGGCGGCTGGCCGATCTGGATAAAAAAAATCAGCAATGGCAGCAACGCCTGCAGGCGTATCAGACGTACCGCGACTCGCTGGCGGTGCAGGGCTTAAACGAACGCGATCGTGAGCGACTGCTCAGCACCTATCAGCGCAAACACTTCTCGGAAGCCGAACAAAAACGTTTGCCGGCAGCACTCAGTCTGCTGGCCACCAGCAGCTCAGACTGAGCGGTCGGCCTGTTGCAATAACTGCTGCAGCGGCGCAAACAGCGCCGGCACACTGAACAGCAGATTCTCACCACACAATTCCTGATTCACTCCTTCAGGCAACGTATGAATATGGCCAAAGCGCACGCCGGCCTCGCGCGCAATTAACTGTGCGGCGGCAAAATCCCACAGCTGCACGGTTTCGTAATAAGCATCCAGCCGGCCGCAGGCCAGCCAGCAGATATCCAGCGCCGCCGAGCCGATCCGGCGCACGTCAGCACAGTTTTCTAACACCCGTTGCAGTCGTGCCATTAACAGCGGCAGATTGTCTTTCACGTAAGGAAAACCGGTGGCCACCAGGGCGCGTTTAAGCTCCGTGGTGGCTGCGCAATGGATGCGCTGACCATTCAGAAACGCACCGGCACCGGCTTCAGCGTAAAAAGTTTCCTGCAGGAAGGGGTTATGCACCACCGCTGCCTGCGCCTGGCCGTGGCGGTAATAAGCAATGGAAATACCGACATTGGGGTGCTGGTGGGCGTAGTTCACCGTGCCGTCGATGGGGTCGACAATCCATAAGTCCGGTGCGCTGGTGGTTTGTTGCGGGGCCAGTTCTTCCGACAGAATCTGATGCTGCGGAAAGGCGGCGCTGATGGCGCTGCGGATAACCCGGTCGGCTTCCACATCGGCCTGGGTGACCAGTTCGTGGCCGCCTTTAAATTGAATATTCAGCTGGTCGCGGGCGGCCATAATAGCCTTGCCGGCCGCTTCGGCCGCCTGTAAGGCCAGAGTCAGCTGTGAACTCAGTGTTGCACTGTTCATCTTATTGCCGCTCCTGCAGCCATTGCTGCACCAGCGGCTCCACCAGGGCGGTCATGCGCGGCTGGGCGGCGGCGGTGGGGTGGATGCCATCGCTTTGCATCAGCCCCGGTTCGGTGGCGATACCGTCCAGTAAAAACGGCACCACCGGCAGCTCAAAACGCTCGGCCAGCTCGGTAAAACTGCGGCTGAACAGTTCGGTATAACGGGCGCCGTAGTTGGGCGGAATCTGCATGCCCAACAGCATCACATCGCTGCCGGCGGCCTGCGCCAGCTGTACCATGCGTTCTAAATTGCGCCGGATCACCGGAATCGGTGTACCGCGCAAGCCGTCATTACCACCCAGTTCAATAATGGTCAGATCCGGCTGGTGCTGTTTTAATAACGCCGGTAAGCGCGTCAGCCCGCCCTGGGTGGTTTCGCCACTGCTGCTGGCATTAATCACCTGCAGCTGGGGCTGACGTTGCTGCACATTTCTTTGCAATAAGGCGACCCAGCCTTGTTGCAGCGGCACCCCAAATCCGGCACTAATGCTGTCACCCACGACCAGTATTACCGGCTCGGCCCT is part of the Venatoribacter cucullus genome and encodes:
- a CDS encoding PaaI family thioesterase; this translates as MTQHEWRPLTNIDHDCFGCGQHNHQGLKMTFATNGEQLRSELVIPEHLRGWSNLVHGGITTTILDEMMGWAGIYFLNKFVLTRDIKVRFRLPVFIGESVSVIGYVAECKNDRRALLVAELYNSKGQLAAKAEGDFALFEPQRFAELNLVPDGKLEKMQQMFSCNQNIGA
- the arsB gene encoding ACR3 family arsenite efflux transporter, with the protein product MGIFERYLTLWVALCIAAGVLLGNLVPQAFALIATLEYAHVNLVVAVFIWIMIYPMMVQIDFSAIKEVGRQPKGLLLTLVINWLIKPFSMALIGWVFFRVLFADWVDPHSAGEYIAGMILLGVAPCTAMVFVWSQLTKGDPNYTLVQVSVNDVVMIFAFAPLTAFLLGVTDIQVPWKTLLLSVVLYVLLPLLAGILTRHLLERHSSSASDGMDVQELLQRLKPWSVLGLLATVILLFGFQAETIIAQPHTIGLIAIPLLLQTYGIFAIAYAAAYWLKLPYRIAAPACMIGTSNFFELAVAVAISLFGLHSGAALATVVGVLVEVPVMLSLVYFANKTQHWFVQN
- a CDS encoding HPP family protein yields the protein MKLVSDLMIRNVLTHQADDTLQDVEQTMATHSIRHIPVLDESGIVVGLLSQKEFLAEAFRITDKFGAHNLRNYLAKTSVRQCMKNDIQTVRPDLDLAEAGRLLRSKRHGCLLVADEQERLLGIVSSQDFVRLAIELLEQRPAG
- a CDS encoding TraR/DksA family transcriptional regulator; this translates as MNLDKVREQLLQRQQMLEARADKTARDASHRDEAVSADFAEQASERENDDVLRTISVEARYEIQQIGQALQRIEDGNYGECSGCGADIGTERLQAVPYATLCIKCAAAQE
- a CDS encoding ArsJ-associated glyceraldehyde-3-phosphate dehydrogenase, coding for MSIKIGINGFGRMGRLSARVLAEHSDVQIINVNDPAGDAATLAHLMNFDSVHGRWSREAGVDGDNMLINGQPVLVTHNKTIADTDWSGCDVVIEASGKMKTKAVLQAYLDQGVKRVVVTAPVKEEGVLNVVMGVNDHLYDPALHPIVTAASCTTNCLAPVVKVIHENLGIEHGSITTIHDLTNTQTILDAPHKDLRRARACGMSLIPTTTGSATAITHIFPELKGRLNGHAIRVPLANASITDCVFEVARETTAEEVNALLKAAAANELKGILGYEERPLVSIDYKTDPRSSIIDALSTMVINNTQVKIYAWYDNEWGYANRTAELALKVARYR
- the arsJ gene encoding organoarsenical effux MFS transporter ArsJ, which encodes MLTHLSADLRQYLVVTGNYWAFTLTDGALRMLVVLHFHALGYSPLNIALLFLFYEIFGVITNLVGGWLGARLGLNRTMNIGLFLQLVALAMLLVPASMLTVVWVMAAQALSGIAKDLNKMSAKSSIKLLLPEDAEGALYKWVAILTGSKNAMKGAGFFLGGVLLMTLGFSGAILAMLLGLLLVWLLSLVLLKRDLGKAKNKPKFRDIVSKSRAINILSAARMLLFGARDVWFVVALPVFLAQTLGWDHWQTGGFLALWVIGYGAVQTQAPRLTGKRAGTVPDGRSAVLWAAPLMLLPALIAAGLYVGFDPAFTIIIGLLAFGAVFAVNSSLHSYLIVSYAGRDGVSLDVGFYYMANAMGRLLGTLLSGWLFQLAGQGSSGLQACLWVSAMLLLLTLVISLALPTTAQARSA
- a CDS encoding late competence development ComFB family protein, whose protein sequence is MSISNHIRNYYEQLVAEEVRRRLHDAEPPATLDYMADVACVALNRLPPRYIRFEVDMAFYMSADEYVQTQKAVENAVTDALAFVAQHHRRD
- the ahr gene encoding NADPH-dependent aldehyde reductase Ahr — protein: MIKAYAAFEPGGELKSFEYDPGPLGDHDVEIEVDYCGICHSDLSMLNNEWGITQYPFVPGHEVAGRISAVGKHVNKFSIGDRVGLGWHSSYCNECNTCMEGDHNLCRDAQGTIVGRHGGFADKVRAQAASVVKLPDTLSSESAGPLFCGGITVFNPIVQFDLKPTARVGVIGIGGLGHMAVQFLNKWGCEVTAFTSSEAKRTEALELGAHRTLDSRDKDALKASAGYFDLIISTVNVELDWGGYISTLRPKGRLHLVGAVLEPMKISVMALMGGQRSVSSSPVGSPAVIAQMLEFAARHRIEPKVEVFPMADVNAAIDRLENGSPRYRVVLKR